DNA from Marinobacter sp. SS13-12:
TGGTTTCCACCATAGGTGGTCATAACCAAGATGCCCGGCAGTGATACTTATCAGCCAAAACCCCGCTTATGCGGGGTTTTCGCTTTTCTAGGGCTTGACTACGCCCTTTTTCTTGGCAAATTGCGAGAGCAGTTGACGAAATTTCTGCCCACCGTGGTTTCGAATGTCCACCGGGCGATTTTGGCGCCAATGCACGCTTCTGACCCAGAGTTCGAAGGCCGGGTCTTTCTTCTCCCGGTAATCCAGTCTCATACAGATATACCAACCATCGTGAGCGACTACCCCGCTTTTCTGTTCCTGCCGATAAATAATTTCTCGGTCACCCGCGAGACACTTCTGCAAGCCAAGATTTTCGATGATCATTGGAAGCGCCTGGCAAAAATCCCACCGAAGTTTGCAGAAAACGCGTTCCTCGATGGTGCCGTCCCTTCTGTGTTGCGTGTCAATGATCTGGTTGGCAGGTTCGTCTTTTCGTTCGCGCGAATAGCAGTGGTTTGAAAAAATCACCCTCACCGGAACGGAAAACGGCTCGGCCTCCTTGTCCGGTTTTATTTCGTAAGTCGTCACGAACGAGCTAAAGGCGGATAACGCATACGCCGTGTTGGTGTCCGGATCCGTCCAGGTTGTTTTATCGTTATTGAAGGCCATCAGAGCGCCTTTTGATTCCTGCCTTGTTGGGTGTCCCTTAGCCGTGCATAGCCCGACAGCCAGGGGTGATGCAATCGACGGATAGCTTCCCACCCGTCTCATGAAAGGGAGTGACGGAGGGACTTGAACCCTCAACCTCTCTGCCCATACGCTAGTCAATGTCAGTTAACTCTCGCGTGTCGAAAACAGAACGCTCTGTCCGTTTGAGCTACGCCACTGAAAACTCGTTGTTCAGGCTTGTTCTTGCCTTCCGGATGGGGCTGGAGGCGCCGGCACTTCGTTCGCCTGCTCGGCTTTCTGCCTCTCCCTATACGCGTGAAAATTCTGGATATCACCGTAAGCACCAATCTCAGTTACTCGGTCGATAAACCGTGCGTAGAGCTGGTCTTGCACCTTGTTCTGGGACCACATCCATTCAACCGCTGCGTTCGGATTAGTCAGAAGCACGTAGTGGTAATCTCCGGATGGACCATTCTTGGGCAACAGAAAGTTAAGATCGGCCAGTATCTTCATCTTTTTGCGCCATGTATGAACAGCTCGCTCCCCGTGGAATCCGGCTTCACTGGCGAAGGTGTTCGGATTTTCAATGGTCACCAAAGGATGATCTGGCGACCTCGCCCACAGACAAAACAACGTATGGCCTGCTGGGGTCCCTTTGGTCTGGTTATCGATTGCCTGCATGGCAATCGGCAAAGTTCGCGGTACGGTGCTAAAACCGTCGTTCCTGCCACGCATCCAGATCAACTCCGGCGGTATGTTCGGAAACAATACGTCCATTTGCCGTTGCGCTCTTTCCGCCATCTTTGGGCGCCTTGCGCTTGCTTGCTTTTGATTCGCCATCGCTGTTTTCAACCTTGTTTGTCATCGAGTAATGCCATTGTTGGCTTATCCTTCAGCGACTACAACGAGTGATTAAGAGCATTATCCAACCACCACTGAACCACCCGAATTGACAATACACTATTTTTAATAAGCACCATATGATGTATTTCTATCGCGGTAAATGTCTGTTATATGAGTGGCTAGATTTAGAAATATTTCATTTTTTCCAGAGACTTGAGCCAACAATGCGGTGCTCCCCGTCCTCGCGTCCCTTGTACTCAATGTGCTCACCGTGCTCAAGGGGTTGTTAGGGGGCGCGGGACCTGCTCAAGAAGAAGCTTTCCAAGCTACCTGTCCGGATTCAAATGGATCCGCTACAGAACTTAATCGTTGCCAATGCCTGTTGAACCACAGATCAATCAGGTCAACGACGGCTACCCATTGCAACCATAAAAAATGGATAAGAAGAGGTGCTCGCCAGCTACCTGCCGCCGGCATCGATCTGCGGGAACCACTTCACCCGCTTTGAGAGCGTGTGGCAACGCCACTCGCTCCTGGAGGATCGGCAAACAGTCGCGCAAGCGTCTGTTGATCCGACTCCGGGGCTCCGCGATCAGCGGGGATCCTTTACCGGCCGGAAAGGCGTGTCCAGGTTAAGTAGTATCAAAGACATTAATTGGCATCGAGGCTCTTGCAGGACTGACCCTTGTTGAACGACTGGGATTTATTGGGCCCAATGCGGTAAGCCGCGTTTATGAAAGGGGGCAGCGCCATTTAGAAATCAGCTATAAAGCTGGTTATGATTTGAATCGCGCCGATGGAAGCACCCCTGGCTTGTACGTGAATTTTACCGTTGAAGACGACAAGACAACGCACCTCCGTGTTAAGTCTTTTTTTCAGAGTCAGCAGATCCTTTTCCTTGGACGATGACAGAATTGGTGAAAACAGCCTTGAGAACCCAGACCACATAAAATTGCTTGAAGGTCAGATTCAGAACGGTTTCAAACCGGAATCTAACGTCGATAATTCGGATCCCGACAATAGGGACATAGCAAGGATTCGGGCTATTGGAGAGTTTGTGTTGAGGGCCAGCAAGCTGCTCTGCCGCCAGTATTTCAGGAAATAATAGATAAAGGCCGGAAGCCTCTCAGCCTCCGGCCCACGCCCCAACCTCAGTCCTCCATGGTCTCAGGCCGCATCTGTGGCGGTAGCCACCCTTTGGATTCCTCAAGGCCGTCCAGTAGCTCAGCCAGATCACGTTTCTTGGCGGTCGCCATACCCGCAGCCAGGTCGATGCCTTTCAGCTCTTCCAGAATATCCAGCAGCTTTTCGCGGTTGACCCGCTTGAAATAATTGTCCTTGGTCGGCTGCCACAACGCGCTCAGATCGAAGCTGATTTGTTCCTTCACAATCTCAGCAATCACCGAGCTGGACGACCGCAGGGACTGAGCCACACAAAACACTTGAATAGCGAGCTTGTCAGGCATCGGCAACGACTGAAACGCTCGGAACATAGCCGCCTCGCCCTGCTCATTCAGCCACGCCAGATTAAGACCGTCCCGCGCTGTCTTAATCTTTTCCGCCGCCTTGGTGTCGGCAATGTCTTTGGCGCTGAAATCGGCCCACTCAACATTGATGTCGCATGATCTAAGGTAGCTACCAGCGACCCGTTGAAGAGCCATGTTGAACACCGACAGATCGAAACACAGTTCCGGCGAATTCATGAGATCGGCTTGCAGTGCCTGCAAGGCATAGGACCTCAGATCACTCAGCAGAGCTGCGCTGTCCTCTGGCTTCTTGGGTGTGTCAGCTTCACCGCTTCCATCTTCGCCCTGGCTTTGGCCTTTGGCGTCCTCTGGCTTAACGATCCCTACTCGGTATTCCGGCTCCCCTTCCCGATTGATAAGGATCACGACACCAGTCCCCGCTTTCTGCTCAACGGAAAATATCCGAGAGTTTTCTTTTTGCGCCTGCAAATCGCCCTCTTCCTCCGTCAGCCGATCATGAGCTTCCTCGTCTTCCTCGGTCCATTCGTCGTTGGGTTTTTCATTCATGGCGTTCAGCACACTATCGATCTCAGCCAGTCGGACGTTCACCGCCTCCGGCAGATCAACCTCAATCTCTGGCTCAACGCTCTGCATGGCCGCAAACGGCGAAGACCAGAAGCCTCCAAACAGGTGCTCTACCCACCTCCAGCCTTCGACCTTCTTCTCAGCGATCAGCCCCTCCATCTTGGCCTCGGCCAACGACTGCACCAGCTCGGGATCGTTCAGGTAAACCACATCCTGGAACAGATCAGACGCAACACTGCCACCGGCCTGCTCATACGCTTCTAAGCCCACGAACAGCGCCACAGATTCGGTGCTTTTCATGGTCTCAGGGAGCAAGCGACTGCGAACCGCCCACGCGCTCAAGTGATAACCCTCTTTCAACTCGGCAAACACGGCCGCCTGCTTCTCCTGATCGTCAGACACGGTGAACGCCATAACCACCGATTTCTCCAGTTCACGATTTCGGAAAGCCGCCAAGATCACCGGAGCCACACCGCCCAGCTTGAGCAACTTCCGAACATCAGCAACGCTGTGCCCGAATTTCTTGGCAATGTCCTCGGCGCTCAGGCCCTGCTCATTGAGCTGCATGTACGCGGCAAACCAATCGGCGTCGTGCATACCTGCTTTCAGGTTTTCGGCCATGGAGGCCTCGGTGGCATCGCTCTGATCTTTCACCACGCAACGCACCGGATAATCCTTTTCAATGTCGCCGTTCGCTGCCAAATGCTGCAACGCAGCCAGACGGCGACCGCCGCCAACCACTTCATACTTACCCCGCTTCTTCGACTTCACCACAATCAGGTTCTGTAGGAGCCCCTGAGAGCCGATTGAAGCGATTAAC
Protein-coding regions in this window:
- a CDS encoding ParB/RepB/Spo0J family partition protein; translation: MEQHIKMNALTISEKNVRKVSAAEVEDQQLIASIGSQGLLQNLIVVKSKKRGKYEVVGGGRRLAALQHLAANGDIEKDYPVRCVVKDQSDATEASMAENLKAGMHDADWFAAYMQLNEQGLSAEDIAKKFGHSVADVRKLLKLGGVAPVILAAFRNRELEKSVVMAFTVSDDQEKQAAVFAELKEGYHLSAWAVRSRLLPETMKSTESVALFVGLEAYEQAGGSVASDLFQDVVYLNDPELVQSLAEAKMEGLIAEKKVEGWRWVEHLFGGFWSSPFAAMQSVEPEIEVDLPEAVNVRLAEIDSVLNAMNEKPNDEWTEEDEEAHDRLTEEEGDLQAQKENSRIFSVEQKAGTGVVILINREGEPEYRVGIVKPEDAKGQSQGEDGSGEADTPKKPEDSAALLSDLRSYALQALQADLMNSPELCFDLSVFNMALQRVAGSYLRSCDINVEWADFSAKDIADTKAAEKIKTARDGLNLAWLNEQGEAAMFRAFQSLPMPDKLAIQVFCVAQSLRSSSSVIAEIVKEQISFDLSALWQPTKDNYFKRVNREKLLDILEELKGIDLAAGMATAKKRDLAELLDGLEESKGWLPPQMRPETMED